From Daucus carota subsp. sativus chromosome 6, DH1 v3.0, whole genome shotgun sequence, the proteins below share one genomic window:
- the LOC135147322 gene encoding protein VACUOLELESS GAMETOPHYTES-like: MTMIQHISHLEHTLELKNVVYEKEVSHMCYGCNKPIITTLSSCNAAYTCTSCKSFFLHKTCAELPTQINHPMHDKHSLTFVPRLSSMSFCDICKCKWEHFGYRCDICDYDICAICTLDEDRVFYHTSHSDHSLNLMRREALFDCDACGQKAKDSSYLCNNCDFWIHKSCAASTNTVSMPNFHQHPMQLAFSIPEMHRGSDQFCGKCKELVSKNYWSYYCQECAYFVHVRCAASPETMVKTKQVKPAEVFHVLASVYDIISNTVSCVCSYC; this comes from the exons ATGACAATGATTCAACATATTAGCCATCTGGAGCACACGCTGGAGCTGAAAAATGTTGTTTACGAGAAGGAAGTCTCCCACATGTGTTATGGTTGTAATAAACCAATCATTACAACTTTAAGCTCTTGTAATGCTGCATACACTTGTACTAGCTGTAAAAGCTTCTTCCTCCACAAGACATGTGCAGAATTACCAACACAGATTAATCACCCTATGCACGATAAACATTCACTCACTTTCGTCCCACGCCTCTCGTCTATGAGTTTCTGTGACATTTGTAAGTGTAAGTGGGAGCACTTCGGTTATAGATGTGACATTTGTGATTATGATATTTGCGCAATTTGTACTTTGGATGAAGATCGTGTGTTTTATCATACAAGTCACAGCGATCACTCCTTAAATCTTATGAGGAGGGAAGCCTTGTTTGATTGTGATGCTTGTGGACAGAAAGCTAAAGACTCGTCATATTTATGCAACAACTGTGACTTCTGGATCCATAAAAGCTGTGCTGCTTCAACAAACACGGTTTCTATGCCAAATTTTCACCAACACCCCATGCAACTCGCTTTTTCTATCCCAGAGATGCATCGCGGTTCTGATCAATTTTGTGGAAAGTGCAAGGAATTAGTTAGCAAAAACTACTGGTCCTACTATTGTCAGGAATGCGCATACTTTGTGCATGTCAGATGTGCTGCATCCCCGGAAACAAT GGTCAAGACCAAACAAGTGAAACCCGCTGAGGTGTTTCATGTATTGGCTTCAGTATATGATATAATCTCAAACACGGTAAGTTGCGTTTGTAGCTACTGCTAG
- the LOC108226856 gene encoding protein VACUOLELESS GAMETOPHYTES-like yields MTTIHHFSHQEHPLVLKDEVVCENKPMCYACNKLVITTVQGSAYTCATCKNFFLHKTRAELPTQINHPMHNKHSLTLLPRLLPRITCDVCRHKWEHFLYRCEDCDFDVCLLCTLQEDRAFRHISHDDHFFKLIRREALFSCDACGQEAKDSSYSCNNCDFWMHTSCASSSTTVSMPNFHRHPMQLIFAIPDMHRSSDQFCGKCKKLVRKNYWSYYCQECAYFVHIRCAALPDTM; encoded by the coding sequence ATGACGACGATTCATCATTTTAGTCACCAGGAGCACCCACTTGTGTTGAAAGATGAAGTTGTTTGCGAGAATAAACCCATGTGTTATGCTTGCAATAAATTAGTCATCACCACAGTACAAGGTTCTGCATATACTTGTGCTACTTGTAAGAATTTCTTTCTTCACAAGACACGTGCAGAATTGCCGACACAGATAAATCACCCTATGCACAACAAGCATTCACTCACTTTACTCCCACGCCTCTTACCTCGAATCACATGCGACGTCTGTAGGCATAAATGGGAGCATTTCCTCTATAGATGTGAAGATTGTGATTTTGATGTATGCTTACTATGTACTCTCCAGGAAGATCGTGCTTTTCGTCATATAAGTCATGATGATCACTTTTTCAAATTGATCAGGAGGGAAGCATTGTTTAGTTGTGATGCTTGTGGACAAGAAGCTAAAGATTCGTCGTATTCATGTAACAACTGTGACTTCTGGATGCATACAAGTTGTGCATCTTCAAGCACCACAGTTTCGATGCCTAATTTTCACCGACACCCTATGCAGCTGATCTTTGCTATTCCAGATATGCATCGTAGTTCTGATCAGTTTTGTGGAAAGTGCAAGAAATTAGTTCGCAAAAATTACTGGTCTTACTATTGTCAAGAATGCGCATATTTTGTGCATATCAGATGTGCTGCATTACCGGATACTATGTGA